Proteins found in one Xenopus laevis strain J_2021 chromosome 1L, Xenopus_laevis_v10.1, whole genome shotgun sequence genomic segment:
- the LOC108718411 gene encoding NAD kinase 2, mitochondrial isoform X1 translates to MSLRLLCSVCGGSALRVPRGVSCRRAFSGAGSTEGFRPSKVAVVTKTTRYEFEQQRYRSTGLSEEELRDLLALKGSSYNGLLQRYNIHSENVEHIVQSLRKEGADVRLVKRRDYDEETVRWADAIISAGGDGTMLLAASKVQDRFKPVIGVNTDPERSEGHLCLPVRYTRSFPEALQKLYRGEFRWQWRQRIRLYLEGTGINLTPVDLHEQQLSLEQHIKAHNSHLEQKSVAVSGPHLLPVRALNEVFIGESLSSRVNYKSCKPRFTFSLHRASYYEISVDDGPWEKQKSSGLNVCTGTGSKAWSYNINKMSSQSVEELLNIARKHKSLNFPLDSDLIQSVTDAYNDSLVYNPEEPTMLFSVREPIANRVFSSSRQRGFTSKVCVRSRCWDACMVVDGGTSFEFNDGALVSIVMDDQDALCTVLLDD, encoded by the exons ATGAGCCTGCGCCTCCTGTGCTCCGTTTGCGGTGGTTCGGCTCTACGGGTCCCGCGTGGAGTAAGTTGTCGCCGGGCGTTCTCGGGGGCAGGCTCTACTGAGGGCTTCCGTCCGTCTAAGGTGGCTGTGGTGACCAAGACAACGCGCTATGAGTTCGAGCAGCAGCGGTATCGTTCCACGGGGCTCAGTGAGGAAGAGCTGAGGGACTTG CTTGCATTAAAGGGATCCAGTTACAATGGTCTTCTGCAGCGATATAATATTCACTCAGAAAATGTTGAGCATATTGTCCAGAGTCTAAG GAAAGAAGGGGCAGACGTTCGACTTGTGAAAAGAAGAGACTATGACGAGGAGACGGTACGATGGGCTGATGCCATTATATCAGCAGGAG GCGATGGCACAATGCTGCTTGCAGCAAGCAAAGTACAGGACCGCTTCAAACCAGTGATTGGAGTtaatactgacccagagag GTCTGAAGGACACCTTTGTTTACCGGTGCGGTACACTCGGTCCTTCCCAGAAGCTCTACAGAAACTTTATCGTGGTGAGTTCAG ATGGCAGTGGCGACAGCGAATCAGACTTTACCTGGAAGGAACTGGTATTAACCTCACCCCTGTGGATTTGCATGAGCAGCAGCTGAGCCTGGAGCAGCACATTAAGGCCCATAACAGCCACCTTGAGCAAA AGTCTGTAGCAGTGTCTGGACCCCATCTTTTGCCAGTGAGAGCCTTAAATGAAGTCTTTATTGGAGAATCCTTATCATCAAG GGTGAACTATAAATCCTGCAAACCACGTTTTACCTTCTCGCTTCATAGGGCCTCCTACTATGAGATCTCTGTTGATGATGGTCCTTGGGAGAAACAGAAGAGTTCCGGTCTGAACGTTTGCACAGGCACAGGATCAAAAGCCTG GTCGTACAATATAAATAAGATGTCGTCTCAGTCTGTGGAAGAGCTGCTTAACATCG CCAGAAAACACAAATCCTTGAATTTCCCTTTAGACAGTGATCTAATACAAAGTG TTACTGATGCATACAACGACTCCCTCGTCTATAATCCAGAGGAGCCAACGATGTTGTTTAGTGTTCGAGAGCCCATTGCAAACAGAGTGTTTTCCAGCAGTCGGCAGCGAGGCTTCACATCCAA ggTGTGCGTGAGGTCCCGGTGCTGGGACGCCTGCATGGTGGTCGACGGTGGGACATCCTTTGAGTTCAACGATGGAGCATTAGTATCTATAGTTATGGATGATCAGGATGCCCTCTGCACTGTGCTGCTGGATGACTGA
- the LOC108718411 gene encoding NAD kinase 2, mitochondrial isoform X2: MSLRLLCSVCGGSALRVPRGVSCRRAFSGAGSTEGFRPSKVAVVTKTTRYEFEQQRYRSTGLSEEELRDLLALKGSSYNGLLQRYNIHSENVEHIVQSLRKEGADVRLVKRRDYDEETVRWADAIISAGGDGTMLLAASKVQDRFKPVIGVNTDPERSEGHLCLPVRYTRSFPEALQKLYRGEFRWQWRQRIRLYLEGTGINLTPVDLHEQQLSLEQHIKAHNSHLEQKSVAVSGPHLLPVRALNEVFIGESLSSRASYYEISVDDGPWEKQKSSGLNVCTGTGSKAWSYNINKMSSQSVEELLNIARKHKSLNFPLDSDLIQSVTDAYNDSLVYNPEEPTMLFSVREPIANRVFSSSRQRGFTSKVCVRSRCWDACMVVDGGTSFEFNDGALVSIVMDDQDALCTVLLDD; this comes from the exons ATGAGCCTGCGCCTCCTGTGCTCCGTTTGCGGTGGTTCGGCTCTACGGGTCCCGCGTGGAGTAAGTTGTCGCCGGGCGTTCTCGGGGGCAGGCTCTACTGAGGGCTTCCGTCCGTCTAAGGTGGCTGTGGTGACCAAGACAACGCGCTATGAGTTCGAGCAGCAGCGGTATCGTTCCACGGGGCTCAGTGAGGAAGAGCTGAGGGACTTG CTTGCATTAAAGGGATCCAGTTACAATGGTCTTCTGCAGCGATATAATATTCACTCAGAAAATGTTGAGCATATTGTCCAGAGTCTAAG GAAAGAAGGGGCAGACGTTCGACTTGTGAAAAGAAGAGACTATGACGAGGAGACGGTACGATGGGCTGATGCCATTATATCAGCAGGAG GCGATGGCACAATGCTGCTTGCAGCAAGCAAAGTACAGGACCGCTTCAAACCAGTGATTGGAGTtaatactgacccagagag GTCTGAAGGACACCTTTGTTTACCGGTGCGGTACACTCGGTCCTTCCCAGAAGCTCTACAGAAACTTTATCGTGGTGAGTTCAG ATGGCAGTGGCGACAGCGAATCAGACTTTACCTGGAAGGAACTGGTATTAACCTCACCCCTGTGGATTTGCATGAGCAGCAGCTGAGCCTGGAGCAGCACATTAAGGCCCATAACAGCCACCTTGAGCAAA AGTCTGTAGCAGTGTCTGGACCCCATCTTTTGCCAGTGAGAGCCTTAAATGAAGTCTTTATTGGAGAATCCTTATCATCAAG GGCCTCCTACTATGAGATCTCTGTTGATGATGGTCCTTGGGAGAAACAGAAGAGTTCCGGTCTGAACGTTTGCACAGGCACAGGATCAAAAGCCTG GTCGTACAATATAAATAAGATGTCGTCTCAGTCTGTGGAAGAGCTGCTTAACATCG CCAGAAAACACAAATCCTTGAATTTCCCTTTAGACAGTGATCTAATACAAAGTG TTACTGATGCATACAACGACTCCCTCGTCTATAATCCAGAGGAGCCAACGATGTTGTTTAGTGTTCGAGAGCCCATTGCAAACAGAGTGTTTTCCAGCAGTCGGCAGCGAGGCTTCACATCCAA ggTGTGCGTGAGGTCCCGGTGCTGGGACGCCTGCATGGTGGTCGACGGTGGGACATCCTTTGAGTTCAACGATGGAGCATTAGTATCTATAGTTATGGATGATCAGGATGCCCTCTGCACTGTGCTGCTGGATGACTGA